Proteins co-encoded in one Gemmatimonadales bacterium genomic window:
- a CDS encoding phosphoribosylanthranilate isomerase has translation MIQVAGVRDRAEAALLQECGIHYLGFPLRLPVNREDLTEAEAAAIICSIRPPARGVLITYLDRAEAIADFCRSMGARVVQLHGDVPAPELARLRELDSELTIVKSLVVGRHPVTVLERLALELAPLVDGFLTDTYAPETGASGATGRTHDWAVSRRLVELSPRPVILAGGLTPANVREAIAAVRPAGVDVHTGVEDASGRKDRTKLLGFVAEARAGFARAPWSAPGRRG, from the coding sequence GTGATTCAAGTCGCCGGCGTCCGCGACCGCGCCGAGGCCGCCCTGCTCCAGGAGTGCGGCATCCACTATCTCGGCTTTCCGCTCCGGCTGCCGGTGAACCGGGAGGACCTCACCGAGGCGGAGGCCGCAGCGATCATCTGCTCGATCCGGCCGCCCGCGCGTGGGGTCCTCATCACTTACCTCGACCGGGCGGAGGCGATCGCCGACTTCTGCCGTAGCATGGGCGCGAGGGTGGTGCAGCTACACGGCGACGTCCCGGCGCCGGAGCTGGCGCGCCTGCGCGAGCTGGACTCGGAACTCACGATCGTCAAGAGCCTGGTGGTCGGGCGCCATCCCGTCACGGTGCTCGAGCGACTCGCCCTGGAGCTCGCGCCGCTGGTGGACGGATTCCTCACCGACACCTACGCGCCCGAGACCGGCGCGTCGGGCGCCACCGGGCGTACGCACGACTGGGCGGTGAGCCGCCGGCTGGTGGAGCTGTCCCCGCGGCCGGTGATCCTCGCCGGCGGACTCACGCCGGCCAACGTGCGGGAGGCGATCGCGGCGGTGCGCCCGGCCGGCGTGGACGTGCACACCGGCGTCGAAGACGCGAGCGGGCGGAAGGACCGGACCAAGCTGCTGGGGTTCGTGGCGGAGGCGAGAGCGGGGTTTGCCCGCGCACCCTGGAGCGCTCCTGGGCGGAGAGGCTAG
- a CDS encoding serine hydrolase domain-containing protein has protein sequence MIRTFAIAAALFQLAATAAAQSSPAGAPSNPERMSRDTPRTTTEGNTFVAPTGWTVVVRGSATVLQTPEDGSAIALVDVHAPSADSAVALAWRAYKPDAAWPLKVVNGMADKDGWTDRRAYTYQTSPNEKRDVGVNAQRAGGVWSVAIYDMGQDVGEKRLAQVSLIMGDLLPKGYTRESFAGKKAQRLTQARVAELGRFIETAMKETGVPGVGLGLIEDGKVIFAGGYGVRELGGTAKVDGNTRFMIASNTKAMTTLMLAKLVDERKLTWDTPVTTLLPSFRLGDSATTSQVRVKHLICACTGLPRQDFEWLFQFQGLTPERALGTLAGMQPTSRFGEMFQYSNPLAGAAGFIGGHVLYPDLELGAAYDSAMRTRVFGPLGMRATTFDYAAALHGDHAMPHSPDVDGRQSEAGMEVNYAIIPLRPAGAAWSNVHDMLAYVGMELATGTLPGGKRYVSRDALLARRAPQVPLGKDASYGMGLMVDRQYEVEVVHHGGDMVGFHSDMMWLPGHGVGAVVLTNGDPGWIVRDQFRRKLLEVLFDGRPEADKLVAARAKTFYEQLAAERKLLTIPAEAADAGKLAGRYHNEALGDIVVTRDGGKTVFDFGEWQSEVASRRNPDGTVSFLTTAPGLEGFEFVVGAGARRTLITRDSQHEYVFTES, from the coding sequence ATGATCCGAACTTTTGCTATCGCGGCCGCGCTGTTTCAGCTCGCAGCCACCGCGGCCGCGCAGAGCTCGCCGGCCGGCGCACCGTCCAACCCGGAGCGCATGTCCCGCGACACTCCCAGGACCACCACCGAGGGCAACACCTTCGTCGCCCCCACAGGTTGGACCGTGGTCGTGCGTGGGAGCGCCACCGTGCTCCAGACGCCCGAAGACGGCTCGGCGATCGCGCTGGTGGACGTGCACGCGCCGAGCGCCGACTCGGCGGTCGCCCTGGCCTGGCGCGCCTACAAGCCGGATGCTGCATGGCCGCTCAAGGTGGTCAACGGGATGGCCGACAAGGACGGATGGACCGATCGCCGCGCCTACACCTACCAGACGTCACCCAACGAGAAGCGTGACGTGGGGGTCAATGCCCAGCGCGCCGGCGGCGTCTGGTCGGTCGCGATCTACGATATGGGCCAGGACGTCGGCGAGAAGCGTCTCGCCCAGGTCTCCCTGATCATGGGCGATCTGCTGCCTAAGGGATACACCCGCGAGTCGTTCGCCGGAAAGAAGGCCCAGCGGCTGACCCAGGCACGAGTGGCCGAGCTGGGCAGGTTCATCGAGACCGCGATGAAGGAGACCGGTGTGCCCGGCGTCGGACTCGGCTTGATCGAGGACGGGAAGGTGATCTTCGCCGGTGGCTACGGCGTGCGGGAGCTGGGTGGGACGGCGAAGGTGGACGGCAACACCCGCTTCATGATCGCGTCCAACACCAAGGCGATGACCACGCTCATGCTGGCCAAGCTGGTGGACGAGCGGAAGCTGACGTGGGACACGCCGGTCACGACTCTGCTGCCGTCGTTCCGCCTGGGCGATTCCGCCACCACCAGCCAGGTCCGGGTCAAGCACCTGATCTGCGCCTGCACCGGGCTCCCCCGGCAGGACTTCGAGTGGCTGTTCCAGTTCCAGGGCCTCACCCCCGAACGCGCGCTCGGCACCCTCGCCGGCATGCAGCCGACCAGCCGCTTCGGGGAGATGTTCCAGTACTCGAACCCCCTGGCCGGCGCGGCCGGCTTCATCGGGGGACACGTGCTCTATCCCGATCTCGAGCTCGGCGCGGCCTACGACAGCGCCATGCGAACCCGCGTGTTCGGTCCGCTGGGGATGCGGGCCACCACGTTCGATTACGCCGCCGCGCTCCATGGCGACCACGCGATGCCCCATTCACCTGACGTGGACGGCCGCCAGTCCGAGGCGGGGATGGAGGTCAACTACGCCATCATCCCGCTCCGTCCGGCCGGAGCCGCGTGGAGCAACGTGCACGATATGCTGGCCTACGTCGGCATGGAGTTGGCCACGGGCACCCTGCCCGGCGGCAAGCGCTACGTCTCGCGCGATGCGCTGCTGGCCCGCCGCGCCCCACAGGTCCCGCTGGGGAAGGACGCGAGCTACGGCATGGGCCTGATGGTGGACCGGCAGTACGAGGTCGAGGTTGTCCACCACGGCGGCGACATGGTCGGCTTCCACAGCGACATGATGTGGCTGCCGGGGCACGGCGTCGGCGCGGTAGTGCTGACCAACGGCGATCCCGGCTGGATCGTGCGGGACCAGTTCCGCCGCAAGCTGCTCGAGGTCCTGTTCGACGGGCGGCCCGAGGCGGACAAGCTGGTCGCCGCGCGAGCCAAGACGTTCTACGAGCAGCTCGCCGCCGAGCGGAAGCTGCTCACCATCCCCGCGGAGGCGGCCGACGCCGGCAAGCTCGCCGGCCGGTACCACAACGAGGCGCTGGGCGATATCGTGGTGACCCGCGACGGGGGGAAGACCGTCTTCGACTTCGGCGAGTGGCAGAGCGAGGTGGCGTCACGCAGGAACCCGGACGGCACGGTCTCGTTCCTCACCACCGCGCCTGGGCTCGAAGGGTTCGAGTTCGTCGTTGGGGCCGGCGCGAGGCGCACCCTGATCACCCGCGACTCGCAGCACGAGTACGTGTTCACCGAGAGCTGA
- a CDS encoding PLP-dependent aminotransferase family protein: MTSRPLDLLVAVNRESPRTFGRQIEDQLRQAIRDATLRPGVRLPSTRDLARELGISRPIVVDAYSQLAGEGYLELRPGARPRVTGCAGPCQPPTTQRPEPVAEPRYDFRPGSPDLSTFPRSAWLRSVREALAGMRNADFGYTDPHGSEVLRLALRDYLGRVRGVVTDAGRVFVTSGWCQGRTLLCHALVATGAKRVAVEDPSHEEVRVSCASAGLELVPVPVDGEGLRVDALDQTDVDAVLVTPAHQYPTGAVMSGARRGALLDWLRRRQAVAIEDDYDAEFRYDRAPVGALQGMDPERIVYAGTASKTLAPAMRLGWLVVPPRLLGPMQWQQRQVDFGVSRIEQHAFADFLTRGELDRHLRRMRARYRARRDVLVEALTEALPEVRVHGIRAGLHVTVQLQPGDQGRVIRAEAGRRGVALTALSDYYLDGAEDSSLLLLGYGRISEALIRAGVGELAAAVRGARAGAGGEGPAGVG; the protein is encoded by the coding sequence TTGACCAGTCGGCCGCTCGACCTGCTCGTAGCTGTCAACCGCGAGAGCCCCCGGACCTTCGGCCGCCAGATCGAGGACCAGCTCCGCCAGGCGATCCGGGACGCGACCCTCCGCCCCGGCGTCCGGCTACCTTCCACCCGCGACCTGGCCCGCGAGCTCGGCATCTCGCGGCCTATCGTGGTCGACGCGTACTCACAGCTTGCCGGCGAGGGCTACCTGGAGCTCCGCCCGGGCGCCCGGCCGCGCGTCACCGGCTGCGCGGGACCCTGCCAGCCGCCCACCACTCAGCGTCCCGAACCGGTCGCCGAGCCGCGCTACGACTTCCGGCCCGGCTCGCCCGACCTGTCCACCTTCCCCCGCTCCGCCTGGCTCCGCTCCGTCCGCGAAGCGCTCGCCGGGATGCGGAACGCCGATTTCGGGTACACCGATCCGCACGGCAGCGAGGTGCTGCGGCTGGCGCTCCGCGACTACCTGGGCCGAGTGCGGGGCGTGGTGACCGACGCGGGCCGAGTGTTCGTCACCAGTGGCTGGTGCCAGGGTCGAACACTCCTGTGTCACGCACTGGTGGCGACCGGCGCGAAGCGGGTCGCGGTGGAGGATCCCTCCCACGAGGAGGTTCGGGTGTCCTGCGCCAGCGCCGGGCTCGAGCTGGTGCCGGTACCGGTGGACGGCGAAGGGCTCCGGGTGGACGCGCTGGACCAGACGGATGTCGACGCAGTGCTGGTGACGCCGGCGCACCAGTACCCCACCGGCGCGGTGATGTCCGGCGCTCGGCGCGGGGCGCTGCTCGACTGGCTTCGCCGGCGCCAAGCCGTCGCCATCGAGGACGATTACGACGCCGAGTTCCGGTACGACCGGGCCCCGGTGGGGGCGCTGCAGGGAATGGATCCGGAGCGCATCGTGTACGCGGGCACCGCGAGCAAAACGCTCGCGCCGGCGATGCGGCTGGGCTGGCTGGTGGTGCCGCCCCGATTGCTGGGGCCGATGCAGTGGCAGCAGCGGCAAGTGGACTTCGGGGTGTCGCGGATCGAGCAGCACGCCTTCGCCGACTTTCTCACTCGGGGCGAGCTGGACCGGCACTTGAGGCGGATGCGGGCGCGGTACCGGGCCCGGCGGGATGTGTTGGTGGAGGCGCTGACCGAAGCGCTCCCCGAGGTGCGGGTGCATGGGATCCGGGCGGGACTCCACGTCACGGTCCAGCTGCAGCCTGGCGATCAGGGGCGGGTGATCCGAGCCGAGGCCGGGCGGCGCGGAGTCGCGCTGACGGCGCTCAGCGACTACTACCTCGACGGGGCCGAAGATTCGTCCTTGCTGCTGCTGGGGTACGGGCGGATCTCCGAGGCGTTGATCCGTGCGGGTGTTGGGGAGCTGGCCGCTGCAGTGCGGGGTGCGCGGGCGGGCGCCGGCGGCGAGGGACCCGCCGGCGTTGGTTGA
- a CDS encoding response regulator, whose protein sequence is MSRDPDSAPSGCSNIVPSPRVLILCVERDPHIRELETYFLDQAGFVVHFAEDGAQALELARSLKPAIVITEILVPGLDGLALCQRLKTTPETRNIPVVIFSLLAAEARAREAGAEAFLRKPLAEHRLVQVTKDLLGRSKPAAASGSA, encoded by the coding sequence GTGAGCCGAGACCCCGATTCCGCGCCCTCCGGCTGTTCCAACATCGTTCCCAGTCCGCGCGTGCTCATCCTGTGCGTCGAGCGGGACCCCCATATTCGCGAGCTGGAGACCTACTTCCTCGATCAGGCGGGGTTCGTCGTTCATTTCGCCGAGGACGGCGCACAGGCCCTGGAGCTCGCCCGATCGCTCAAACCGGCCATCGTCATCACCGAAATCCTGGTCCCTGGGCTGGACGGGCTCGCGCTCTGCCAGCGGCTCAAGACCACCCCTGAGACCAGGAATATCCCCGTCGTCATCTTCAGCCTCCTGGCGGCCGAAGCCCGAGCCCGCGAGGCAGGCGCGGAGGCCTTTCTCAGGAAGCCGCTCGCCGAGCACCGGCTGGTGCAGGTGACCAAGGACCTCCTCGGCCGCTCGAAGCCCGCGGCAGCTTCGGGATCGGCATGA
- a CDS encoding ATPase domain-containing protein yields the protein MTGDGMRRVSTGNAGADSILGGGFIANSVNIIMGAPGTGKTLFAQQLAMHNADPERPVLYLTTLSEPLPKVVTYLQQLGFYDERKIGTAVRYEDLGEALAEHGVSAMVSRLRDAIKQLSPSIIIVDSFKVVHDLSTSPGELRRSLSDVSGLLTAYDTTTFLLGEYTEEEVVRYPEFAVADGIVEFARRKRSSSDERYVRVSKLRGASYSEGLHGFRISRGGLEFFPRLVSPEFHRSYSLSAERISTGIAGLDTMLGGGPWRGSCMLVAGPTGAGKTTTAIQFCLEGVRRGEPILYLNFQENPTQLARLIQSLGGFAASAAGLWHAMYASPVELQIDSLIGHAFVQIQEAGIRRVVVDGIADLLGASGDSQRVHDYIYAFTQHLARSEVTSLLTMETGMGVRGRAGSLTEQFHFSALTDCIVLLDVEATDRLHRTVCVLKARGTAHDLTIREMDITPDGIRIA from the coding sequence ATGACCGGCGACGGCATGCGCCGGGTGAGCACCGGCAACGCGGGGGCGGACTCGATTCTGGGCGGCGGGTTCATCGCCAATTCGGTGAACATCATCATGGGCGCGCCCGGCACGGGCAAGACCCTGTTCGCCCAGCAGCTCGCGATGCACAATGCGGACCCGGAGCGGCCGGTCCTGTACCTCACGACGCTGTCGGAGCCGCTGCCCAAAGTGGTGACCTACCTGCAGCAGCTCGGCTTCTACGACGAGCGCAAGATCGGCACGGCGGTCCGCTACGAGGACCTGGGCGAGGCCCTGGCGGAGCATGGTGTCAGCGCGATGGTCTCGCGCCTGCGCGACGCGATCAAGCAGCTCTCCCCCAGCATCATCATCGTCGACTCGTTCAAGGTGGTCCACGATCTCTCGACCTCGCCCGGCGAGCTCAGGCGGTCCCTGTCCGACGTCTCCGGGCTCCTGACCGCCTACGATACCACCACGTTTCTCCTGGGCGAGTACACCGAGGAGGAGGTCGTCCGCTACCCGGAGTTCGCCGTGGCGGACGGGATCGTCGAGTTCGCCCGGCGCAAGCGGAGCAGCAGCGATGAGCGCTATGTGCGGGTCTCCAAGCTTCGTGGCGCCTCCTACAGTGAGGGCCTCCACGGATTCCGGATCAGCAGGGGTGGGCTGGAGTTCTTTCCCCGCCTGGTGTCACCGGAATTTCACCGAAGCTACAGCCTCTCCGCCGAGCGGATCTCGACCGGGATCGCGGGCCTGGATACGATGCTCGGCGGAGGCCCCTGGCGGGGAAGCTGCATGCTGGTGGCGGGGCCGACTGGCGCGGGGAAGACCACGACCGCCATCCAGTTCTGCCTCGAGGGCGTCCGCCGGGGCGAGCCCATTCTCTACCTGAACTTCCAGGAGAACCCGACCCAACTGGCGCGGCTCATCCAATCGCTCGGCGGCTTCGCCGCGAGCGCCGCGGGGCTGTGGCACGCGATGTACGCCTCTCCGGTCGAGCTCCAGATCGACAGCCTGATCGGGCACGCGTTCGTGCAGATCCAGGAGGCGGGCATACGCCGCGTGGTGGTGGACGGGATCGCTGACCTTCTCGGCGCCTCGGGCGATTCACAACGGGTGCACGACTACATCTACGCGTTCACCCAGCACCTCGCGCGGAGCGAAGTGACGTCGCTCCTCACCATGGAGACCGGCATGGGCGTGCGCGGCCGCGCCGGTAGCCTGACGGAGCAGTTCCACTTCAGTGCCCTCACCGACTGCATCGTGCTGTTGGACGTCGAGGCCACGGACCGCCTGCACCGGACGGTGTGCGTGCTCAAGGCGCGCGGCACCGCCCACGACCTGACGATCCGGGAGATGGACATCACCCCGGACGGAATTCGGATCGCTTGA
- a CDS encoding ATP-binding protein, producing MAQPSLPLLQGEPADLLRALTQISHAVSNAVSLEPIMQLAAEQAAVLLGADRSVLLLTDDAGGLRLRAWYGLERAEPASLPGPLNETLIAQLAPVLGEPSPETVLAVPLVVRGRVTGLIATVLDPRVESSAPAEVILTALADQMAAPLENARMAEEVRQAQLLLENARLQDAERVARQAADEGRDVLQALLEYIPEGITIADAPDARIRLVSRFGLDLLGRPWHEVHGLSAEQQASLVPMCRPDAAHPAPAEELPLVRAIRGGVVRGEEWLLCRPDNSRVPLLCDAGPIRDQAGTITGGIMAWREISAHKRMQQQLAQVQRLQAVGKLTGGVAHEVNNMMTVVIGFGRYVLQKLAPEHPRRNDVEQMVRAASRAAGMTKQLLAFSRQQVLRPSVISLEQLVEQLAPLLRQLVGADKRLELRLSPEPLHVLADPSQLEQVLINLVANARDAMGAEGQVTIETRERLLDQSSAAAHPEATMPPGRYAVVLVTDTGAGMDPSTQSRAFEPFYTTKPVGEGTGLGLAMVYGIIKQSGGYIWLDSELGRGTTVEVYFPLKSPGERAPPARDPHPARGGHETILVVEDEPMVRHFARRSLQALGYRVLDAESAREALAIVEQASPPVDLILSDVVMPGLGAKAMVEQVVRLQPTMQVLYMSGYPGDDVVRRGLLSPDAPFLQKPFTPEDLSRSIRSLLDRARESR from the coding sequence ATGGCCCAGCCTTCACTGCCCCTGCTGCAGGGCGAGCCCGCCGACCTCCTCCGGGCCCTGACCCAGATCAGCCACGCGGTGAGTAACGCGGTCTCGCTGGAGCCGATCATGCAGCTCGCGGCCGAGCAGGCCGCCGTCCTGCTCGGCGCCGACCGATCCGTGCTCCTGCTCACCGATGACGCTGGGGGGCTTCGTCTCCGGGCATGGTACGGGCTGGAGCGCGCCGAGCCGGCGTCGCTACCGGGGCCACTCAACGAGACGCTGATCGCGCAACTGGCCCCGGTGCTGGGCGAGCCCTCCCCGGAGACCGTGCTGGCGGTGCCCCTCGTCGTTCGCGGCCGGGTGACGGGGCTCATCGCCACTGTGCTCGACCCGCGGGTGGAGTCGTCCGCACCGGCCGAGGTCATCCTGACGGCGCTGGCCGATCAGATGGCGGCGCCGCTGGAGAACGCGCGGATGGCCGAGGAGGTGCGGCAGGCGCAGCTTCTGCTCGAGAATGCCCGCTTGCAGGATGCGGAGCGCGTGGCCAGGCAGGCGGCGGACGAAGGGCGGGACGTGCTGCAGGCGTTGCTGGAATACATCCCCGAGGGCATTACCATCGCCGACGCCCCGGATGCCCGGATCCGGCTGGTGAGCCGCTTCGGCCTGGACTTGCTGGGGCGGCCCTGGCACGAGGTCCACGGCCTCTCCGCTGAGCAGCAGGCGTCCCTGGTGCCCATGTGCCGCCCCGACGCGGCCCACCCGGCTCCGGCCGAGGAGCTTCCGCTGGTACGCGCCATCCGGGGAGGGGTGGTGCGGGGGGAGGAATGGCTCCTCTGCCGTCCCGACAACTCTCGCGTGCCGCTCCTGTGCGACGCGGGCCCGATCCGCGACCAGGCGGGGACCATCACCGGCGGCATCATGGCCTGGCGCGAGATCAGCGCGCACAAGCGGATGCAGCAGCAACTGGCGCAGGTCCAGCGGTTGCAGGCGGTGGGCAAGCTGACCGGTGGCGTCGCCCACGAAGTGAACAACATGATGACCGTGGTGATCGGGTTCGGCCGGTACGTCCTGCAGAAGCTCGCGCCGGAGCATCCCCGGCGGAACGACGTCGAGCAGATGGTCCGGGCCGCCAGCCGGGCCGCGGGGATGACGAAGCAGCTCCTCGCGTTCAGCCGGCAGCAGGTGCTCCGGCCGTCAGTGATCTCGCTGGAGCAGCTGGTCGAGCAGCTCGCGCCGCTGCTCCGGCAGCTCGTCGGCGCCGACAAGCGGCTCGAGCTCCGGCTCTCGCCGGAGCCGCTGCACGTCCTGGCCGACCCCAGCCAGCTGGAGCAGGTCCTGATCAACCTGGTGGCCAACGCACGGGACGCGATGGGTGCCGAGGGGCAGGTCACCATCGAGACCCGCGAGAGGCTGCTGGACCAGAGCTCCGCCGCCGCGCACCCGGAGGCGACGATGCCGCCGGGCAGGTATGCGGTCGTCCTGGTCACCGACACCGGGGCCGGCATGGACCCGAGCACCCAAAGCCGTGCATTCGAGCCGTTTTATACCACCAAACCGGTGGGCGAGGGTACCGGGCTCGGCCTCGCGATGGTGTACGGCATCATCAAGCAATCCGGGGGCTACATCTGGCTGGACAGCGAGTTGGGGCGGGGCACCACGGTCGAGGTCTACTTCCCGCTCAAGAGCCCGGGCGAGCGCGCGCCGCCGGCTCGGGACCCTCACCCGGCGCGAGGCGGGCACGAGACCATTCTGGTGGTGGAAGACGAGCCCATGGTCCGCCACTTCGCCCGGCGGAGTCTGCAGGCACTCGGCTATCGCGTGCTGGATGCGGAGTCGGCCAGGGAAGCGCTGGCGATCGTCGAGCAGGCCTCCCCGCCGGTGGATCTGATCCTCTCCGACGTGGTGATGCCGGGGCTGGGTGCCAAGGCGATGGTCGAGCAGGTTGTCCGCCTGCAGCCCACGATGCAGGTCCTGTACATGTCGGGATACCCGGGCGACGACGTCGTGCGCCGGGGCCTGCTCAGCCCCGACGCGCCGTTTCTGCAGAAGCCGTTCACGCCTGAGGACCTCAGCCGCAGCATCCGGAGCCTGCTGGACCGCGCCCGGGAGTCCCGCTGA